The Arachis ipaensis cultivar K30076 chromosome B07, Araip1.1, whole genome shotgun sequence genomic interval CTTGCATTTCTTTAAGCTTGTTCTTATGTAGAAGTCTTATAGGAATCACGGTACAACATTTGTTAGTTTAAAATTCTCGATGTGACACTCTTCTACGTAATGGGATGGTGTGTTTGTTTTTGCTCAGTGAATATGATGCTATTAATGATCTTCAAAACGCTTTTTCTTGAATCTGTTTGAGTTTTCTGTTTACTGCCTGTTGAACCTAGTACTTACCAACTTATATTCAAGAGGGTTTCTCATCTTTTTTTGTTATATCAACAGGTTGGAGCACCTGCTCGTGTTGGTTTGGTTGCTCCAATTGATGTTGTTGTTCCTCCAGGCAACACAGGGCTTGACCCCTCACAGACCTCTTTCTTCCAGGTATGCAATCTCGTTCTTGTTGATCTCATTTATTCTTCTTGTTGATTTTGGTGCTTATGTCAGTCTTCACAATTCAGGTTCTGAATATTCCAACCAAGATCAACAAGGGTACTGTTGAAATTATCACCCCTGTGGAACTTATTAAGAAGGGTGACAAGGTCGGTTCTTCTGAAGCTGCACTGCTTTCCAAGCTTGGCATCAGGCCCTTTTCATATGGTCTTGTTGTCCTCTCTGTCTATGACAATGGTTCAGTATTTAGCCCTGAGGTTCTCGATCTCACTGAGGACGACCTTGTTGAGAAGTTCGCCATTGGAGTCTCAATGGTGACTGCACTCTCATTGGCCATTTCATACCCGACCCTTGCAGCTGCCCCACATATGTTCATCAACGCCTACAAGAATGTTTTATCTGTTGNNNNNNNNNNNNNNNNNNNNNNNNNNNNNNNNNNNNNNNNNNNNNNNNNNNNNNNNNNNNNNNNNNNNNNNNNNNNNNNNNNNNNNNNNNNNNNNNNNNNNNNNNNNNNNNNNNNNNNNNNNNNNNNNNNNNNNNNNNNNNNNNNNNNNNNNNNNNNNNNNNNNNNNNNNNNNNNNNNNNNNNNNNNNNNNNNNNNNNNNNNNNNNNNNNNNNNNNNNNNNNNNNNNNNNNNNNNNNNNNNNNNNNNNNNNNNNNNNNNNNNNNNNNNNNNNNNNNNNNNNNNNNNNNNNTCCCAGAGGCTGACAAGGTTAAGGAGTATTTGAAGGTATTGTCTCTTAAATTTGGATTATGTTACGCTAAAATACTACTACTTTAAGGTATTGTCTCTTACAACTTGCTGTGTTAATTGCAGGACCCCAGCAAATTTGCCGTGGCGGCTGTCGCTGCTCCTGCTGCTGGTGCAGGTGGTGCTCCGGCTGCTGCTGCTGCTAAGGAAGAGGAAAAGAAGGAAGAGCCTGCTGAAGAATCTGATGATGACATGGGTTTCAGTTTGTTTGACTAGGCCTTTGTTAGATTTAATATTTTAAGTATTCACTCGTTCTAGATTATGTTACGTTGtgtgttctttttgttttatatAATTCAATTACTTCTAGAAATTTTTTTTACGCCTCGACCCAACAAATAGGGAAGACCAGacacaattcaatttaattttggaATTTTTACAATATATTTAATTTGGGTTAACTGCCAAAAATGCCCTTGAATTATTCAAACGCTGATAAAAATGCACCCATTATTCAAACGCCGACAAAAAttactatcgacaaaaatgcctttaaataatttaaaaatacaacaaaaataatttaaaaatataacaaaaatgcTCAATAGtaaatatgtatttttaaaaaatactttagagattgaattttgatgtaattttttgcaAACATGATTAGAAAACAttattagaaaaatgagatattattattcttaaaatttgataattttttactgaatatatatttttttgtgagtttttaaaagtattattagttgttaaaaaaaatacaaataaattatatacttaacaaaaaattaccaaattttaaggataataatattttatttttctaatcatgcttaaaaaaaattgcatcaaaattcaatctctaatgtattttttgagaaatacatatttaatattagataatcttgcaaaaaaaactaacattaaatatgtatttctcaaaaaatacattagaaattgaattttgatacgATTTTTTGCAaatatgattagaaaaatgagatattattattcttaaaatttggtgattttttgttaagtatatatttttttgtgattttttaaaagtattattggctgttaacaaaaaaattataaaaaaataatatacttaacaaaaaatcaccaaattttaagaataataatatctcaattttataattattcttgcaaaaaattgcatcaaaattcaatctctaagacattttttgaaaatatatatttactattgggtatttttgttgtgtttttaaattatttaaaggtatttttgtcgatagtaaaattcaggtgtatttttgtcagcgtttgaataattcggaggcatttttggtggttaacccatttaattttgtttaaagtTGCCTGTGCTTCTATTTTTCATGAATTGTTGCACGTTAAAACGTGAAAAGCCAATGCCCTTCGCTTATATGTAACAGTATATCATAAGGTCGTGATATTCTGAAATCCTTATGAAGGTTCATCACTTTAATCAAGGAAGCTATAAAATTGTAGAAGTTGTGGACATTGAATAGCATGTGTTTAGCCAATTGAAGTTTTGTCCGTTGTCAAAGGATTAGAAACCATAAACCACTCATTCTTCTTTGGTAAAAAAATTATGGTCTTTATGGTCGGACATGTTTTACTGGTAGGGTATTAAAATGGGAGATTCTATGGGTTGACAAAAAAGAGGAGAGTTCACCCCTTACTCTGTTTTGGTATGAAATATTTGGAAGTTCAAGAATAGAACAATGTTTAAGGAATACAAATCAAATTGGGCTTTTGAATATGTCAAATTGAACCTCATTTTAGATTGGTAGCTAAAATTAAAGTTTTTTTCATTTTGTCCAAACTATGATTATATAGAACCTTGATATAGTAAAAGTGGCTAAGACACCTACAGCTTAGGAGAAGAAAATAAACATGAGAAGAGGTCGACCCTAACTTGTAATATGTGGTGCAGCCTCCGAAATTCTCTgaataactaagaaaaaagtTGAATTTTAGAGAATCATGTCTTATTCTGCTATATTTTGTGGTTATCAGATATGCTAAAAATTTTATAGATGGacatacttttaaaaaattttcaaatatttttagaatACGAGT includes:
- the LOC107608907 gene encoding 60S acidic ribosomal protein P0; this translates as MAPKPTKAEKKVAYDAKLCKLLEEYTQILVVNADNVGSNQLQNIRRGLRGDSIVLMGKNTMMKRSVRMHAESTGNNVYLSLIPLLVGNVGLIFTKGDLKEVSEEVAKYKVGAPARVGLVAPIDVVVPPGNTGLDPSQTSFFQVLNIPTKINKGTVEIITPVELIKKGDKVGSSEAALLSKLGIRPFSYGLVVLSVYDNGSVFSPEVLDLTEDDLVEKFAIGVSMVTALSLAISYPTLAAAPHMFINAYKNVLSVVPEADKVKEYLKDPSKFAVAAVAAPAAGAGGAPAAAAAKEEEKKEEPAEESDDDMGFSLFD